One segment of Triticum aestivum cultivar Chinese Spring chromosome 2A, IWGSC CS RefSeq v2.1, whole genome shotgun sequence DNA contains the following:
- the LOC123038306 gene encoding BTB/POZ and MATH domain-containing protein 1-like: protein MEDVSTTSITDAARLVQLLKIDGYCATNNIGSSSSYSIESRWNVDGYDWEICIYLDLQWSVALELIFRSRFRTNNYVRANLGCRLVDPKGILAPSEQKTVSGEFMYNSHHSSKLMLMKRCDLEASGYITDDALTLQCTITVLKELPVQTFPVKQIPMPAVPSSNLHEHFGELLQSEKGVDVTFLVSGQTFVAHKAVLAARSPVFMAQFYGQMMEKRSHRVEVKDMEAAVFKALLRFIYTDTAPDFSQQQKEEATTMAQHLLAAADRHGLDRLKLICAGRLAGGIDVNTVATTLALAEQHNCSELKSRCVKFIVKTTAVLDAVLKTEGYKHLEESCPWVLTDLLSRGRKKPKRK, encoded by the coding sequence ATGGAAGATGTCTCCACAACAAGCATCACAGATGCCGCGCGCTTGGTGCAGCTGCTCAAGATTGACGGCTATTGCGCGACCAATAACATAGGCTCGAGCAGCAGCTATTCCATCGAATCCAGATGGAACGTCGACGGGTATGATTGGGAAATCTGTATCTATCTTGATCTCCAATGGTCGGTAGCACTGGAGCTAATCTTCCGAAGTCGATTCCGGACCAACAATTATGTGAGGGCAAATCTCGGTTGCCGGTTGGTAGATCCGAAAGGAATTCTCGCTCCTTCCGAGCAGAAGACCGTGTCAGGGGAGTTCATGTATAACTCACATCACTCATCTAAATTGATGCTCATGAAAAGATGTGATCTAGAGGCATCGGGTTATATCACCGACGATGCCCTGACTCTGCAGTGCACCATCACCGTCCTCAAGGAATTACCAGTGCAAACGTTCCCCGTCAAACAAATCCCAATGCCTGCCGTGCCATCCTCCAACTTGCACGAGCACTTCGGCGAGCTCCTGCAGAGCGAGAAGGGCGTGGACGTCACATTCCTCGTGTCCGGCCAGACTTTTGTGGCCCACAAGGCCGTACTAGCCGCGAGGTCCCCCGTGTTCATGGCCCAGTTCTACGGGCAAATGATGGAGAAGAGGTCACATCGTGTCGAAGTTAAGGACATGGAGGCGGCAGTGTTCAAGGCGCTTCTCCGATTCATCTACACCGACACGGCGCCGGACTTCAGCCAGCAGCAGAAGGAGGAGGCGACGACGATGGCACAGCATCTGCTGGCAGCCGCAGATAGGCACGGTCTTGACAGGCTCAAGCTAATCTGCGCGGGTAGGCTCGCCGGCGGGATCGACGTCAACACGGTTGCGACCACATTGGCATTAGCCGAGCAGCACAACTGCTCAGAGCTCAAGTCTAGGTGCGTCAAGTTCATCGTCAAGACCACCGCTGTTCTTGACGCTGTGCTGAAGACGGAAGGGTATAAACACTTGGAAGAAAGCTGTCCTTGGGTGCTGACCGACCTTCTTTCGCGCGGGAGGAAGAAACCGAAGCGCAAGTAG